A single window of Mycobacterium sp. ITM-2016-00318 DNA harbors:
- a CDS encoding cytochrome P450, giving the protein MTEDLTSVDFFRDSRLTDDPYRFYAALRDKCPVSREDHYGVTMVTGWQEAVDVYNDAETFSSCISVTGPFPGFPVSLEGLEDRDITDLIVEHRDEIPFSDQLPTLDPPTHTNHRALLMRLITPKRLKENEDAMWALADDILDEFLAPGEGEFIKGFAAPFTLRVIADLLGVPEEDRPELLERLARGTHGSGLGNAEKTLAKTPLEYLYEIFAEYVEDRRREPRDDVLTGLATATFPDGTMPSVADVVRVATNVFSAGQETTVRLLSTALKVMGDHPDIQRRLRDDRSLLPNFIEECLRIESPVKGDFRLSRTPTTIGDESLGAGCTVMVVNGAANRDPRRFEDPDSFDPERKNARQHLAFGRGIHSCPGAPLARAETRVGLERLLDRTTDIRISEAHHGPAGSRNYQYIPTYILRGLTELHLEFDLADGAS; this is encoded by the coding sequence ATGACGGAGGACCTGACCTCGGTCGACTTCTTTCGGGACAGCCGTCTGACCGATGACCCGTACCGGTTCTACGCGGCACTTCGCGACAAGTGCCCGGTCAGCCGCGAGGACCACTACGGCGTGACGATGGTCACCGGCTGGCAGGAGGCCGTCGACGTCTACAACGACGCCGAGACGTTCTCCTCCTGCATCTCGGTCACCGGCCCGTTTCCCGGATTCCCCGTATCCTTGGAGGGCCTGGAAGATCGAGACATCACGGATCTGATCGTGGAGCACCGCGACGAGATCCCGTTCAGCGACCAGTTACCGACGCTGGACCCTCCGACGCACACCAATCACCGCGCACTGTTGATGCGGCTGATCACTCCCAAGCGCCTCAAGGAGAACGAGGACGCGATGTGGGCGCTCGCCGACGACATCCTCGACGAGTTCCTGGCGCCGGGGGAGGGCGAGTTCATCAAGGGATTCGCGGCTCCCTTCACGCTGCGCGTCATCGCCGATCTGCTCGGCGTGCCGGAAGAGGACCGGCCCGAACTGCTCGAGCGGCTCGCCCGCGGAACCCACGGCAGCGGGCTCGGCAACGCTGAGAAGACACTGGCCAAGACTCCGCTGGAATACCTGTACGAAATCTTCGCCGAGTATGTCGAGGACCGTCGGCGCGAGCCCCGTGACGATGTGCTGACGGGGCTGGCGACGGCGACTTTCCCGGACGGCACGATGCCCTCGGTCGCCGACGTCGTGCGGGTGGCCACCAACGTCTTCTCCGCCGGCCAGGAAACGACGGTGCGGTTGCTGTCCACCGCGTTGAAGGTCATGGGAGACCATCCCGACATCCAGCGCAGGCTGCGCGACGACCGCAGCCTGCTGCCGAACTTCATCGAGGAGTGCCTGCGGATCGAGAGCCCGGTCAAGGGCGATTTCCGGTTGTCGCGGACGCCGACCACCATCGGCGACGAATCACTCGGTGCCGGTTGCACCGTGATGGTGGTCAACGGGGCCGCCAACCGCGACCCGCGTCGGTTCGAGGATCCCGATTCGTTCGACCCCGAGCGCAAGAACGCGCGCCAGCACCTGGCTTTCGGCCGTGGCATCCACAGCTGTCCCGGTGCCCCGCTGGCACGTGCGGAGACCAGGGTCGGGCTCGAACGGCTGCTGGACCGCACCACCGACATCCGGATCAGCGAAGCGCATCACGGTCCCGCCGGAAGCCGTAACTACCAGTACATCCCGACATACATTCTGCGCGGGCTGACCGAACTGCACCTCGAATTCGACCTCGCAGACGGTGCCTCGTGA
- a CDS encoding NAD(P)-dependent oxidoreductase: MRVGFIGLGSQGGPMARRIAEAGFDVTLWARRSATLEPFADTPAKTAQSPAELAAGSDLVCICVVGDEDVREVVGGDTGVLAGLPAGGIVAIHSTVHPDTCRELADLAAAHEVSVIDAPVSGGGPAAEDGKLLVMVGGDDRDVERCRPVFATYADRIVHLGPLGSGQVTKILNNLLFTANLGSAVSTLEFGESLGIDRNRLSEVLNSGSATSKALGSVAAFGGTLERLAPIAGALLQKDVRHAASIADAASVSPTAVFDAADAALRAMDFPR; the protein is encoded by the coding sequence ATGCGCGTCGGGTTTATCGGACTTGGTAGCCAGGGCGGCCCGATGGCGCGACGGATCGCCGAGGCCGGATTCGACGTGACGCTGTGGGCGCGCAGATCGGCCACCCTCGAACCGTTCGCCGACACCCCCGCCAAGACCGCGCAGTCCCCGGCCGAATTGGCGGCAGGCAGCGATCTGGTGTGCATCTGTGTCGTCGGCGACGAGGACGTCAGGGAGGTCGTGGGCGGTGACACCGGTGTGCTGGCCGGACTCCCGGCCGGCGGAATCGTGGCGATCCACAGCACCGTGCACCCCGACACGTGCCGCGAGTTGGCTGACTTGGCTGCTGCACATGAGGTTTCGGTGATCGACGCCCCGGTGAGCGGTGGCGGCCCCGCTGCCGAGGACGGCAAGCTGCTGGTCATGGTCGGGGGCGACGACCGAGACGTCGAACGCTGCCGCCCGGTGTTCGCGACCTACGCCGACCGGATCGTCCACCTCGGTCCGCTTGGCAGCGGACAGGTGACCAAGATCCTGAACAACCTGCTGTTCACCGCCAACCTGGGCAGTGCGGTCAGCACGCTCGAATTCGGCGAATCCCTTGGCATCGACCGCAACCGGTTGTCCGAAGTGCTCAACAGCGGATCGGCGACGAGCAAGGCACTCGGCAGCGTCGCCGCTTTCGGCGGCACCCTGGAGCGGCTCGCTCCGATCGCTGGAGCCCTGCTGCAGAAGGACGTGCGGCACGCCGCCAGCATCGCCGACGCCGCTTCCGTGTCCCCGACAGCGGTGTTCGACGCCGCCGACGCCGCGCTGCGGGCGATGGACTTCCCGCGATGA
- a CDS encoding thiolase C-terminal domain-containing protein, with protein sequence MTRPLPEVNAQNEFFWTAGADGVLRIQECGDCDALIHPPQPVCRYCRGRNMGVRDVSGEATLSAFTVNHRFGFPDLPPPYVVAQVAIVEDPRVRLTTNIVDCEPDDLELGQTVAVQFEKAEDKIGTVWLPVFTPTPEKRTGPQAVDEIAPEDFPKFVSPMLTEKKFEDAAAITGIGMSKIGRRQMVAPLSLTIDACQQAVADAGLTFDDIDGLSTYPGLDIAGMGEGGVSALEGALGLRPAWINGGMDTFGPGGSLIAAVMAVATGMARHVLCFRTLWEATFQQLMKEGKMAPPGGGRTSSWQMPFGATSAAHTLALNAQRHFDRYGTTRETLGWIALNQRANAALNRTAIYREPMTMDDYLNARPITTPFGLYDCDVPCDGAIAVVVSAVETAKDLPQKPVLFEAVGTQIVERTDWDQTTLTHEPQVLGQSAHMWTRTSLRPSDVDVAELYDGFTFNCLSWLEGLGFCGIGESRDFLDGGKAIARDGVIPLNTHGGQLSHGRTHGMGLIHEAVVQLRGDAGERQVRDARVGVVSSGGLTPSGAILLRAAE encoded by the coding sequence ATGACGAGACCACTGCCCGAAGTCAACGCGCAGAACGAGTTCTTCTGGACCGCGGGCGCCGACGGCGTGCTGCGGATCCAGGAGTGCGGGGACTGCGACGCGCTGATCCATCCGCCGCAGCCGGTGTGCCGGTACTGCCGCGGCCGCAATATGGGCGTTCGCGACGTCTCGGGCGAGGCCACGCTGTCGGCGTTCACCGTCAACCATCGCTTTGGCTTCCCCGACCTTCCGCCGCCCTACGTCGTCGCACAGGTCGCGATCGTGGAAGACCCGCGGGTCCGATTGACCACCAACATCGTGGACTGCGAGCCCGACGACCTCGAGCTGGGCCAGACGGTGGCGGTCCAGTTCGAGAAGGCGGAGGACAAGATCGGCACCGTCTGGTTGCCGGTGTTCACGCCGACTCCCGAGAAGAGGACCGGGCCGCAGGCCGTCGACGAGATCGCACCGGAGGACTTTCCCAAGTTCGTCTCGCCGATGTTGACCGAGAAGAAATTCGAGGATGCGGCGGCGATCACGGGCATCGGCATGTCGAAGATCGGCAGGCGGCAGATGGTGGCGCCGCTGTCGCTGACGATCGACGCGTGCCAGCAGGCGGTGGCCGATGCCGGTCTGACGTTCGATGACATCGACGGGCTCTCAACGTATCCGGGACTCGACATCGCCGGTATGGGCGAGGGTGGCGTCAGCGCCCTTGAAGGCGCGCTGGGCCTGCGCCCGGCATGGATCAACGGCGGGATGGACACCTTCGGTCCCGGCGGCTCGTTGATCGCCGCGGTGATGGCCGTCGCCACGGGTATGGCCCGCCACGTGCTGTGCTTCCGCACACTGTGGGAGGCGACCTTCCAGCAGTTGATGAAGGAAGGCAAGATGGCGCCGCCGGGAGGTGGGCGCACCTCGAGCTGGCAGATGCCCTTCGGCGCGACGTCGGCCGCGCACACCCTCGCGTTGAATGCGCAGCGCCATTTCGACCGGTATGGCACGACGAGGGAAACCCTCGGCTGGATCGCGCTGAACCAGAGGGCCAATGCGGCGCTGAACCGGACGGCGATCTACCGCGAACCCATGACCATGGACGACTACCTGAACGCGCGGCCGATCACCACTCCGTTCGGGCTCTACGACTGTGACGTGCCGTGCGACGGTGCGATAGCGGTGGTCGTGTCGGCTGTTGAAACCGCGAAAGACCTGCCGCAGAAGCCCGTGCTGTTCGAGGCGGTCGGTACCCAGATCGTTGAGCGCACCGACTGGGACCAGACCACGCTGACACACGAGCCGCAGGTGTTGGGCCAGTCCGCGCACATGTGGACGCGGACATCGTTGCGGCCCAGCGATGTCGACGTTGCCGAACTCTACGACGGCTTCACCTTCAACTGCCTGTCGTGGCTCGAGGGACTCGGCTTCTGCGGGATCGGCGAGTCGAGAGACTTCCTCGACGGCGGCAAGGCGATCGCGCGCGACGGCGTGATCCCGCTCAACACCCACGGCGGTCAGCTCTCGCACGGACGCACACACGGTATGGGGCTGATCCACGAGGCCGTCGTGCAGTTGCGCGGCGATGCCGGTGAACGTCAGGTCCGCGACGCCCGTGTCGGCGTCGTCAGCAGCGGTGGCCTGACCCCGAGCGGAGCGATCCTGCTGCGGGCAGCGGAGTGA
- a CDS encoding alpha/beta hydrolase encodes MSALVASAPEPKAVIIAVHGGATSAAYFDCPAHPELSLLRAAAADGYTAIALDRPGYGASAFYHDDMTEPDRRVGFALGAVDKIVGESSRGAGLFLLAHSAGCEIGLRMATDERASDVLGVELSGTGLRYGDEAKVVISQATATSRPAGLRDLLWQPTDLYPPEVLTGGLSAPGAPYEADVTANWPRRDFPEVASRITVPVQFSVADHERVWASAPEAAEAIAALFTSSPRVVVNEMPGGHNLSVGWTAGEYHRRVLAFAGECASARKELEAG; translated from the coding sequence ATGTCGGCGTTGGTGGCGTCGGCACCCGAGCCGAAGGCGGTGATCATCGCGGTCCACGGTGGCGCCACGTCCGCCGCGTATTTCGACTGCCCGGCACACCCGGAGCTGTCGCTGCTGCGCGCGGCCGCCGCCGACGGCTACACGGCCATCGCCCTTGACCGCCCCGGCTACGGCGCCTCGGCGTTCTATCACGACGACATGACGGAGCCGGACAGGCGCGTCGGATTCGCACTGGGCGCGGTGGACAAAATCGTCGGTGAAAGCTCCCGCGGGGCAGGGCTTTTCCTGCTGGCGCATTCCGCCGGCTGTGAGATCGGGCTGCGGATGGCGACCGACGAACGGGCGAGCGACGTGCTCGGTGTCGAATTGTCGGGAACCGGACTGCGCTATGGCGACGAGGCGAAAGTCGTCATCAGCCAGGCCACTGCGACGTCGCGCCCCGCGGGCCTTCGCGATCTGCTGTGGCAGCCGACCGACCTTTATCCGCCGGAGGTGCTGACCGGCGGGCTTTCGGCACCGGGCGCACCGTATGAAGCCGACGTGACGGCAAACTGGCCCCGCCGCGACTTCCCTGAGGTGGCGAGCCGGATCACGGTCCCTGTCCAATTCAGCGTCGCCGACCACGAACGCGTATGGGCCTCCGCCCCGGAGGCGGCCGAAGCCATCGCCGCGCTGTTCACCTCGTCGCCGCGGGTTGTGGTCAACGAAATGCCCGGCGGACACAATCTCAGCGTCGGCTGGACGGCTGGCGAGTACCACCGACGGGTGCTGGCGTTCGCCGGCGAATGTGCCAGCGCGCGAAAAGAACTGGAGGCGGGTTGA
- a CDS encoding NADH-ubiquinone oxidoreductase-F iron-sulfur binding region domain-containing protein, translating to MTATTDLAVTVWPGIEARLLRTGTEDYTDYRAAGGYQRVDDLDGLLGQVDLSGLLGRGGAAFPLAVKIKTVRDNGRASGGAVVVANGEEGEPASVKDRWLLRHRPHLVLDGLRLAAQMVSAKRAHVYVSDRSAADSVQAALDEIEADVLDGLSITVLTVAAGYVAGEETAAVRALNGGPAKPTDKPPRPFTEGVGGLPTMVSNVETLALLPFLARHGAEAFRQQGTSASPGTFLATITGGGRPAALYELPHGVAFTDVLEFHGVPADQVHGVLMGGYFAGLLNRDVLDITLDHESLRRLDSGLGCGAVTVLTDDCPLAVAASVMAYFDRENAGQCGSCFNGTAAMSAVTEALRDGVATSEDLARLERWSVVLRGRGACATLDAATNIAASLLAAFPQVVARHLNNDCDTCRGGAYKALRPYEIEAVA from the coding sequence ATGACAGCCACAACCGATCTCGCAGTGACGGTGTGGCCCGGTATCGAGGCCCGGCTGCTGCGCACGGGCACCGAGGATTACACCGACTACCGGGCCGCCGGCGGGTACCAGCGCGTCGACGACCTCGACGGCCTGCTCGGCCAGGTCGACCTTTCGGGTCTGCTCGGCCGCGGCGGGGCGGCGTTCCCGCTGGCGGTCAAGATCAAAACCGTCCGCGACAATGGCCGAGCGTCCGGCGGCGCGGTGGTCGTCGCCAACGGCGAAGAGGGCGAACCGGCATCGGTGAAGGACCGCTGGCTGCTGCGGCACCGCCCGCATCTTGTGCTCGACGGGCTCCGGCTCGCGGCGCAGATGGTGTCGGCGAAGCGGGCGCACGTATACGTCTCTGACCGGTCGGCCGCGGACTCGGTGCAGGCCGCACTCGACGAGATCGAGGCGGACGTGCTCGACGGTCTGTCGATCACGGTGCTGACCGTCGCGGCCGGTTACGTCGCGGGCGAGGAGACGGCCGCGGTGCGGGCACTCAACGGCGGACCGGCCAAGCCGACGGACAAGCCGCCTCGCCCGTTCACCGAAGGCGTCGGCGGGCTGCCGACGATGGTCAGCAATGTCGAGACGCTCGCACTGCTCCCGTTCCTCGCACGGCACGGCGCCGAGGCATTCCGTCAACAGGGGACGTCGGCGTCGCCGGGAACGTTTCTGGCGACGATCACGGGTGGCGGCAGGCCCGCCGCGCTGTACGAGCTCCCGCACGGAGTCGCGTTCACCGACGTGCTCGAATTCCATGGCGTGCCAGCCGATCAGGTGCACGGTGTGCTGATGGGCGGCTACTTCGCCGGTCTCTTGAACCGCGACGTCCTCGACATCACTCTCGACCACGAGTCGCTGCGCCGTCTTGACAGCGGGCTTGGCTGCGGCGCCGTCACTGTCCTGACCGACGACTGCCCACTGGCCGTGGCGGCATCGGTGATGGCCTATTTCGACCGCGAGAACGCGGGCCAATGCGGATCGTGTTTCAACGGCACGGCCGCGATGTCGGCTGTGACAGAAGCGCTCCGAGACGGCGTGGCCACGAGCGAGGACCTCGCGCGATTGGAGCGTTGGTCGGTGGTGCTTCGCGGCCGCGGCGCATGCGCGACGCTGGACGCCGCCACGAACATCGCCGCGAGCCTCCTGGCGGCGTTCCCGCAAGTGGTCGCGCGGCACTTGAACAACGACTGCGATACATGCCGCGGCGGTGCCTACAAGGCATTGCGGCCCTATGAGATCGAGGCGGTGGCATGA
- a CDS encoding ferredoxin, which yields MKIRLDRTICDGFGACAKHAPEYFSLDDWGYASLEGNGTIPEEDQAAVMRALLDCPVHAIIEMGEHRPSRDGTAHSATREAPEPHPQTDGNEAISEFVR from the coding sequence ATGAAGATTCGTCTCGACCGCACGATATGCGACGGTTTCGGTGCTTGCGCCAAACACGCACCGGAGTATTTCTCGCTCGACGACTGGGGATATGCGTCGCTGGAAGGCAACGGCACCATCCCCGAGGAGGATCAGGCGGCCGTGATGCGGGCGCTGTTGGACTGCCCGGTGCACGCCATCATCGAGATGGGCGAACATCGGCCGTCACGTGACGGGACCGCGCATTCGGCAACCCGGGAGGCGCCGGAGCCCCATCCTCAGACTGACGGCAACGAGGCGATATCGGAATTCGTCCGATGA
- a CDS encoding cytochrome P450: MTTSELVFDPFSEEFFNGPWEIYRRMREEAPVYYNDEHDFYALSRHEDVAAAYKDFETYSSAYGLDLSSVRSDEPMMAKMIILMDPPEHRQMRSLVNKVFTPRAIEALRPMVTETIDRYITRAEADRFDVVRDFSALFPVQVITQMLGVPEEHRQQVGEWVDITLRREPGQIDMSEEGMQAVGELMGLYYKIIQQRRAEPRDDMFSRLIAAEIAREDGERETLDDFEIAGFATLLGGAGAETVTKLVGNAAATFARFPDQWQKLLDDRSKIPDAVEELLRYEAPNQYNVRRSMKEVTLHGVTIPPGKPVFLLGGSANRDPEAFTDADTFDIDRDRTEAQNLGFGYGVHSCLGAALARMESALALERLLDFMPRYEVLWDECKRVAAQNVAGWSSVPVRVLS; the protein is encoded by the coding sequence GTGACGACATCTGAACTCGTCTTCGACCCCTTCTCCGAGGAATTCTTCAACGGACCGTGGGAGATCTACCGGCGTATGCGCGAGGAAGCGCCGGTCTACTACAACGACGAACATGACTTCTACGCGTTGTCACGGCACGAGGATGTCGCGGCAGCGTACAAGGACTTCGAGACCTATTCGTCGGCGTACGGATTGGACCTGTCGAGCGTCCGGTCCGACGAACCGATGATGGCGAAGATGATCATCCTGATGGATCCGCCCGAACACCGGCAGATGCGGAGCCTGGTCAACAAGGTGTTCACACCGCGGGCCATCGAGGCGTTGCGGCCGATGGTGACCGAGACCATCGACCGCTACATCACACGAGCCGAGGCCGACCGGTTCGATGTCGTAAGGGACTTCTCCGCCCTCTTCCCCGTACAGGTGATCACTCAGATGCTCGGCGTGCCCGAGGAGCACCGCCAACAGGTCGGCGAGTGGGTGGACATCACCCTGCGTCGCGAGCCCGGTCAGATCGACATGTCCGAGGAGGGGATGCAAGCGGTCGGGGAATTGATGGGCCTCTACTACAAGATCATTCAGCAGCGACGCGCCGAACCCCGCGACGACATGTTCAGTCGGTTGATCGCTGCCGAGATCGCACGGGAGGACGGTGAGCGCGAGACGCTCGACGACTTCGAGATCGCCGGGTTCGCAACCCTGTTGGGCGGGGCAGGGGCAGAGACCGTCACCAAGCTGGTCGGCAACGCGGCGGCGACGTTCGCGCGGTTCCCAGACCAGTGGCAGAAGCTGCTCGACGACCGCAGCAAGATTCCGGACGCGGTCGAGGAGCTGCTGCGTTATGAGGCGCCGAACCAGTACAACGTGCGTCGCTCCATGAAAGAGGTGACACTGCACGGTGTCACGATCCCGCCGGGCAAACCCGTTTTCCTGCTGGGCGGTTCGGCGAACCGCGATCCCGAGGCGTTCACTGACGCCGACACCTTCGATATCGACCGCGACCGCACAGAGGCGCAGAACCTCGGCTTCGGCTATGGCGTGCACAGCTGTCTGGGCGCTGCGCTGGCCCGGATGGAAAGTGCGCTCGCGCTCGAGCGTCTGCTCGACTTCATGCCGCGCTACGAGGTGCTGTGGGACGAGTGCAAGCGAGTCGCGGCCCAGAACGTCGCTGGCTGGTCAAGCGTCCCGGTGCGCGTGCTCAGCTGA
- a CDS encoding ferredoxin, with the protein MKVTVDEDRCRGHGMCLTLCPEVFSMTDDGYAVADPEDVPAGLEDSAKEAIVNCPEQAIAEND; encoded by the coding sequence GTGAAGGTCACCGTCGACGAGGACCGGTGCCGCGGCCACGGCATGTGCCTGACCCTGTGCCCGGAGGTGTTCAGCATGACCGACGACGGATACGCCGTCGCCGATCCCGAAGACGTGCCCGCGGGTCTGGAGGACTCCGCGAAAGAGGCCATCGTCAACTGTCCCGAACAAGCAATCGCCGAAAACGACTGA
- a CDS encoding NAD(P)-dependent oxidoreductase has translation MMRVGFIGAGRMGAPMIRRLVEAGHEVRALGRTPEKRVAIQDMGASALAEPAAVAEGAEAVIVCVFSDEQVREVCLTEDLAAAMAPDATLVIHTTGSPRTVEAIAARGVHVIDAPVSGGPHDIAAGRVTLFVGGDDHDVAPVHPLLSSYGDPVLHVGGLGAGQLVKLVNNTLFAAQIGLVAEGVRLGVLFGVSESALLEALMHGSADSRALGMIARAGSAAAFIDAVGDFVGKDVAVVHETVRELGGDLGALEALVGAGLAQ, from the coding sequence ATGATGCGAGTCGGATTCATCGGCGCCGGACGAATGGGCGCACCCATGATCCGGCGTCTCGTCGAGGCGGGGCACGAGGTGCGCGCGCTCGGCCGCACCCCGGAGAAGCGCGTTGCCATACAAGATATGGGCGCGTCCGCGCTGGCGGAACCCGCGGCCGTCGCCGAGGGCGCCGAAGCCGTCATCGTCTGCGTTTTCAGCGACGAGCAGGTGCGGGAGGTCTGCCTCACCGAAGACCTGGCGGCCGCCATGGCTCCCGATGCGACTCTGGTCATCCACACCACCGGAAGCCCACGCACCGTTGAGGCGATCGCGGCCCGTGGTGTGCACGTGATCGATGCTCCGGTCAGCGGTGGTCCGCACGACATCGCCGCGGGGCGGGTGACGCTGTTCGTGGGGGGCGACGACCACGATGTGGCCCCGGTGCACCCGCTACTGAGCAGCTACGGCGACCCGGTCCTGCATGTCGGCGGACTCGGGGCAGGTCAGCTGGTGAAGCTGGTCAACAACACGCTCTTCGCGGCGCAGATCGGACTGGTGGCCGAGGGTGTGCGGCTCGGGGTGCTGTTCGGCGTCTCCGAGTCCGCACTGCTGGAGGCGCTGATGCACGGCAGCGCCGACAGTCGCGCGCTGGGCATGATCGCGAGGGCAGGCTCCGCGGCTGCCTTCATCGACGCCGTCGGCGATTTCGTCGGCAAGGACGTCGCGGTGGTCCATGAAACCGTGCGTGAGCTCGGCGGCGACCTCGGTGCGCTTGAAGCGCTCGTCGGCGCCGGCCTTGCGCAATAA
- a CDS encoding DUF1330 domain-containing protein, giving the protein MPKGYIVITEDVKDPAGMTEYAKLAGKAMAGATILAFDQKAEVLEGEWHGTQTVLLEFESVEAARDWYNSDAYQEAVKLRQAAADCNGAILHGLG; this is encoded by the coding sequence GTGCCGAAGGGTTACATAGTCATCACCGAGGACGTCAAGGACCCCGCCGGGATGACCGAGTACGCCAAGCTCGCCGGCAAGGCGATGGCCGGCGCGACGATCCTGGCATTCGACCAGAAGGCCGAGGTGCTCGAGGGTGAGTGGCATGGCACCCAGACGGTTCTGCTCGAGTTCGAATCGGTTGAAGCCGCCCGCGACTGGTACAACTCCGACGCCTATCAGGAAGCGGTCAAGCTGCGGCAGGCGGCCGCCGACTGCAACGGCGCCATCCTGCACGGCCTGGGCTGA
- a CDS encoding ferredoxin has product MSQKIVVDFGLCESNGVCMGIIPEVFDLDDQDYLHVLQEDVTPENEQQVREAVRQCPRQAISIEDA; this is encoded by the coding sequence ATGAGCCAGAAGATTGTCGTCGACTTCGGCCTGTGCGAGAGCAACGGGGTGTGCATGGGCATCATTCCCGAGGTTTTCGACCTCGACGATCAGGACTATCTGCATGTGCTCCAGGAAGATGTGACGCCCGAGAACGAGCAGCAGGTCAGAGAAGCCGTGCGCCAGTGCCCACGCCAGGCGATTTCGATTGAAGACGCGTGA
- a CDS encoding cytochrome P450, producing MTKPKLVFSPYSQEYFDDPYAIYRRMRDETPIYYDEEEDFYALTRHTDVAAALKDHESFSSTRGCHLSMIKSGQGFQKSIIFMDPPEHRFMRSLLNKAFTPRAIQSQHGTVVELVEHYLSMVDPGNFDVVQDFSGPFPVEVITRMAGVPEEFRQQVRHWIDRGLEVKPGQLFLSDENMQANIDAGVYYYGLVQERRENPQDDMISRLIAAEIPGDNGEMRKLDDVEITGFVALLGGAGAETVTKLVGSAVVEFARHPEQWQMLLDDRSLVPAAVEELLRYVGPVQYNVRFTLKETEVPSGRIPAHKPVFLMNAAANRDPRAFDDGETFDITRDRTQAQNLGLGYGIHSCLGAALARLETTIALEHLLDFMPRFEVDFEGLQRVTMQNVAGYHHVPVKVLK from the coding sequence ATGACCAAGCCGAAATTGGTGTTCAGCCCGTATTCGCAGGAGTACTTCGACGATCCCTATGCGATCTATCGGCGAATGCGCGACGAGACTCCGATCTACTACGACGAGGAAGAGGACTTCTACGCGCTGACCCGGCACACGGACGTGGCGGCGGCACTCAAGGACCACGAGTCGTTCTCGTCCACCCGCGGGTGCCACCTGTCCATGATCAAGTCCGGCCAGGGGTTCCAGAAATCGATCATCTTCATGGATCCTCCGGAACACCGCTTCATGCGCAGCCTGCTCAACAAGGCGTTCACCCCGCGGGCTATCCAGTCTCAGCACGGCACCGTTGTCGAACTCGTGGAGCACTACCTGTCCATGGTGGATCCGGGCAATTTCGATGTGGTGCAGGACTTCTCAGGCCCGTTCCCGGTCGAGGTGATCACCCGGATGGCCGGTGTGCCCGAGGAGTTTCGCCAGCAGGTCCGGCATTGGATCGACAGGGGTCTCGAGGTGAAGCCGGGACAGCTCTTTCTGTCCGACGAGAACATGCAGGCCAACATCGACGCCGGGGTCTACTACTACGGCCTGGTACAGGAGCGCCGGGAGAACCCGCAGGACGACATGATCAGCCGTCTGATCGCCGCCGAGATACCCGGCGACAACGGCGAAATGCGCAAACTCGACGACGTCGAGATCACCGGTTTCGTCGCCCTATTGGGCGGCGCAGGCGCCGAGACCGTCACCAAGTTGGTCGGTAGTGCCGTCGTCGAGTTCGCGCGGCATCCCGAGCAGTGGCAGATGCTGCTCGACGACCGCAGCCTGGTACCCGCCGCCGTCGAGGAATTGCTGCGCTACGTAGGTCCGGTGCAGTACAACGTGCGCTTCACCCTGAAGGAGACCGAAGTGCCAAGCGGCCGGATTCCCGCGCACAAGCCGGTGTTTCTGATGAACGCTGCCGCCAACCGCGACCCTCGTGCCTTCGACGACGGCGAGACATTCGACATCACCCGCGATCGCACGCAGGCGCAGAATCTCGGCCTCGGCTATGGCATCCACAGCTGCCTCGGCGCGGCGCTGGCCCGGTTGGAGACGACGATCGCCCTCGAGCACCTGCTCGACTTCATGCCGCGCTTCGAGGTCGACTTCGAGGGCCTCCAGCGCGTCACGATGCAGAATGTTGCCGGATATCATCACGTGCCCGTCAAGGTGCTCAAATGA